One genomic segment of Chitinophaga parva includes these proteins:
- a CDS encoding DUF5458 family protein — MSVAKENVQENQQQSALQHATPQAPATLEDSLQKLVKVGGFDFLEAIIDGVQNLNPDRKARKKIFLTDQDKVYERKALLKKIQLWQDLLAQQGDVSELKEVCQQKADTADALLKKNIGRTLEATRDLETAYRTVHQFYKNTESDKLTNLVILNASMDQVTDLDNPRFIEYVAEELKQNYDRLDLRDNYSLLVIPGYMGSNKVIERWSKIAHNNKVMLVTDFANLDQPDDVIDLFTSANLTGGDAFKSNVIMTTNWLVGRGKVAEAGEEDDLHVPPSASLAGKMYYTLMSQVTAGKKHGAINEADGVRFDLKKSEISQLEKLGLVPMVNEYGKVMAFSAKTLFTGDNIGLQTYSVVRVFDYITKVLFDFLNRRAFENWNSKTEHDLRSQIVKFLDSIQGPDRLIERFKIMRFERDEIQKDRIHLDIHITPYFPAKSFVVKLDGYKGEDEHTTWATEYEAQK, encoded by the coding sequence ATGTCAGTAGCCAAAGAAAACGTACAGGAAAACCAGCAGCAGTCCGCATTGCAGCACGCCACGCCCCAGGCGCCCGCCACGCTGGAAGACAGCCTGCAGAAGCTGGTGAAAGTAGGCGGCTTTGATTTCCTGGAAGCCATCATAGACGGGGTGCAGAACCTCAACCCCGACCGCAAGGCCCGCAAGAAAATATTCCTCACCGACCAGGATAAAGTGTATGAACGCAAAGCCCTGCTGAAAAAGATCCAGCTCTGGCAGGACCTCCTGGCGCAGCAAGGCGATGTAAGTGAACTGAAGGAAGTGTGCCAGCAAAAGGCAGATACGGCGGATGCGCTGCTGAAAAAGAATATAGGCCGCACCCTGGAAGCCACCCGCGACCTGGAGACCGCCTACCGCACCGTGCACCAATTCTACAAGAACACCGAAAGCGATAAGCTGACCAACCTGGTGATCCTTAATGCCAGCATGGACCAGGTAACAGACCTGGACAATCCCCGCTTTATTGAATACGTGGCAGAAGAACTCAAGCAGAACTATGACAGGCTGGACCTGCGCGATAACTACTCTTTGCTGGTAATACCCGGCTACATGGGTTCCAACAAGGTGATAGAGCGCTGGTCCAAAATTGCACATAATAATAAAGTGATGCTGGTAACCGACTTCGCAAACCTGGACCAGCCGGACGATGTGATAGACCTCTTTACTTCTGCTAACCTGACCGGTGGCGATGCGTTCAAATCGAACGTGATCATGACCACCAACTGGCTGGTGGGCCGCGGCAAAGTGGCGGAAGCAGGCGAAGAAGACGACCTGCACGTGCCGCCCTCCGCATCTTTGGCGGGTAAGATGTACTACACCCTGATGTCGCAGGTGACCGCCGGTAAAAAACACGGGGCCATCAACGAGGCAGACGGTGTGCGCTTTGACCTGAAGAAAAGCGAGATCTCCCAACTGGAAAAACTGGGCCTGGTGCCTATGGTGAATGAATATGGCAAGGTGATGGCCTTCTCCGCGAAGACACTGTTCACCGGTGATAACATTGGCCTCCAGACCTATTCCGTGGTGCGCGTGTTCGACTACATTACCAAGGTGCTGTTCGACTTCCTGAACCGCCGCGCCTTTGAGAACTGGAATTCCAAAACGGAACACGACCTGCGCTCCCAGATCGTAAAATTCCTGGACAGCATCCAGGGACCGGACCGGCTGATAGAGCGTTTCAAGATCATGCGTTTTGAAAGGGACGAGATCCAGAAAGACCGTATCCACCTGGATATCCACATTACGCCTTACTTCCCGGCCAAGAGCTTTGTTGTGAAGCTGGATGGTTACAAAGGGGAGGACGAGCATACTACGTGGGCTACAGAATACGAAGCACAAAAATAA
- a CDS encoding NAD(P)H-dependent oxidoreductase — protein MKNLLILHGDADRNSICYQFAAAYQEGAERGGAIVKEIHIMDLKFNSNKQFNNTISPLEPDLQAALEKILWANHLVLFCTVNKDSIPSRLSGFFDRLFAPGQVASAKTPVPAMMYSGKTARIVSVLDEESWKIWQETKLPTYHSIKRTVLERCRINPVRTCTIGFVHSPMNEYAKKWREKLYSLGEKFM, from the coding sequence ATGAAGAATCTGTTAATACTCCACGGTGATGCCGATAGAAACTCGATCTGTTACCAGTTTGCCGCCGCCTACCAGGAAGGTGCGGAGCGGGGTGGGGCTATCGTGAAGGAGATTCATATCATGGACCTCAAGTTCAACTCCAACAAGCAGTTCAATAATACTATATCCCCCCTGGAGCCGGATCTGCAGGCCGCGCTGGAAAAGATTTTGTGGGCCAATCACCTGGTGCTGTTTTGCACGGTGAATAAGGACTCCATCCCCTCGCGGTTGTCAGGTTTTTTTGACCGCCTGTTTGCCCCCGGCCAGGTAGCGTCTGCGAAAACCCCGGTGCCGGCCATGATGTACAGCGGCAAAACAGCACGCATTGTGTCTGTGCTGGATGAAGAAAGCTGGAAGATCTGGCAGGAGACCAAGCTGCCCACGTATCACTCCATCAAACGCACAGTGCTGGAGCGTTGCAGGATCAATCCAGTGAGAACGTGCACGATTGGTTTTGTACATTCACCCATGAATGAATATGCAAAGAAGTGGCGGGAGAAGCTTTATTCATTGGGAGAAAAATTCATGTGA
- the tssD gene encoding type VI secretion system tube protein TssD, with the protein MAFKARLTMAGKEYDVLSCNYALNRDVDHKGRPASGVYGGTIDVEVESTEDTSIIEAMVNNQFKPMTGKVLIKKSEEDAKMKELNFEDAYIVKYTEGLNIVGSDPMKLRFTISARKLKLGAAEHVNDWPGQAQ; encoded by the coding sequence ATGGCTTTCAAAGCAAGATTAACAATGGCAGGCAAGGAGTACGATGTACTCAGCTGCAATTATGCCCTGAACAGGGATGTTGACCACAAAGGCCGCCCGGCATCCGGGGTTTACGGCGGCACCATCGACGTGGAAGTGGAGTCTACCGAAGACACCTCCATTATTGAAGCGATGGTGAATAACCAGTTCAAGCCCATGACTGGTAAGGTTTTGATCAAAAAATCAGAAGAAGATGCCAAGATGAAGGAGCTGAACTTCGAGGATGCTTACATTGTGAAGTATACCGAAGGGCTCAACATTGTTGGATCGGATCCCATGAAGCTGCGTTTTACCATCTCCGCGCGCAAGCTCAAACTCGGTGCAGCCGAGCACGTAAATGACTGGCCGGGCCAGGCACAGTAA
- the tssD gene encoding type VI secretion system tube protein TssD, producing MAFKARITLGSKEYDVLQASFSLNRDVDAKGRPSSGVYGGTIHVEVESTEDTSVIESMVNSQFKPFSGKITFKKSEEDAKMKELTFSDSYIIQYNEGINIVGKNPMTLSFVISARSLKLGNAEHVNDWPK from the coding sequence ATGGCATTCAAAGCTAGAATTACCCTCGGATCAAAAGAATACGATGTGCTGCAAGCCAGCTTTTCCCTGAACCGCGATGTGGACGCCAAAGGCCGTCCCTCTTCCGGTGTGTACGGTGGTACGATCCACGTAGAAGTGGAATCTACCGAAGATACTTCCGTGATTGAGTCCATGGTGAACAGCCAGTTCAAACCTTTCAGCGGTAAGATCACCTTCAAGAAATCTGAAGAGGATGCGAAGATGAAGGAACTGACTTTCTCAGACAGCTACATCATCCAGTATAACGAAGGCATCAACATCGTGGGCAAGAACCCGATGACGCTGAGTTTCGTTATTTCTGCCCGCAGCCTGAAACTGGGCAACGCGGAGCATGTGAACGACTGGCCGAAATAG
- a CDS encoding type VI secretion system Vgr family protein, whose product MDGKLNVNINIEGAPILHFSSFTLEQRFNAHHYFELRFNNDQQGVPGMISLEKSRNFIGKSLTIQFDNGNGQQQQFTGKVTKVELSQSHGFHGTVIVSGYSPTVLIDRGPDLGSYLAKDLAGIIRKATEDAPSNDLKMQLNPTRKSPVDYIIQYRESDFEFLNRLSAEYHEWFFYDGQNLNFGKPDKQEEVALTYGRDVHSIQYSMRVAPLKGKRFAYHPKSDQIFEAEAKGNPKGPADLAHAVSASNDLYGRTYSQPLAVRIDNKQEIDTFVDNEDKANSADLLQIMGSGDNPAVGLGRIVNISMSVRDNTDFSISQLGKFLVTSVYHQLDGVGHYTNTFEGITADAERIPIQEYDKPFADMQLATVIENDDPDKQGRIKVQFKWECNCNDATEWLRVVSPNAGSGETGGNRGFFVVPEKGDQVVVAFEEGNIARPMVLGSVFSGKTANSGGFSNSGTKAFNSRKGSTLTFDDKDHFLMLQTDATNQVKIEKSGNKVSITAADQIVFTTGDSSITMLKDGSITIKGKKFVNIEGTTEQVQLHSDKLIDVNGKQKIALGTDCKLIETKATKISSTSDTLHEMNAKTMTMKGDTITDIKGATLNLNC is encoded by the coding sequence ATGGACGGAAAACTGAATGTAAATATCAACATCGAAGGAGCCCCCATCCTTCATTTTTCCTCGTTCACCCTGGAGCAACGCTTCAATGCGCACCATTACTTTGAACTGCGCTTCAACAACGACCAGCAAGGCGTTCCGGGCATGATCTCCCTGGAAAAATCCAGGAACTTCATTGGAAAAAGCCTCACTATACAATTTGACAACGGCAACGGCCAGCAACAACAGTTTACCGGCAAGGTGACCAAAGTAGAGCTTTCCCAAAGTCACGGCTTCCACGGCACCGTGATCGTAAGCGGTTACAGCCCCACCGTACTCATTGACCGCGGGCCGGACCTGGGCTCTTACCTCGCCAAAGACCTTGCTGGCATTATCCGCAAAGCCACGGAGGACGCGCCTTCCAACGACCTGAAGATGCAACTGAACCCCACCCGCAAATCACCGGTGGACTACATCATACAATACCGCGAAAGCGATTTTGAATTCCTCAACCGCCTCTCCGCGGAATACCACGAATGGTTTTTCTACGATGGGCAAAACCTCAACTTCGGCAAGCCGGACAAACAGGAAGAAGTGGCCCTTACATACGGTCGCGATGTGCACAGTATCCAGTACTCCATGCGCGTGGCGCCGCTCAAAGGCAAACGCTTTGCCTACCATCCCAAATCAGACCAGATCTTTGAAGCAGAAGCCAAAGGCAATCCCAAAGGCCCCGCAGACCTGGCCCACGCCGTAAGCGCATCCAACGACCTGTATGGCCGCACCTACAGCCAGCCCCTGGCCGTGCGCATCGACAACAAACAGGAAATAGACACTTTTGTAGACAACGAAGACAAGGCCAACTCCGCAGACCTGCTGCAGATCATGGGTAGCGGTGATAACCCCGCGGTGGGCCTGGGCAGGATCGTGAACATCAGCATGAGCGTGCGCGATAATACCGACTTCTCCATCAGCCAGCTCGGTAAATTCCTGGTCACCTCCGTATACCACCAGCTGGATGGCGTAGGCCATTACACCAATACTTTTGAAGGCATCACCGCCGATGCAGAACGCATCCCCATCCAGGAATACGACAAGCCCTTTGCAGATATGCAGCTGGCCACCGTTATAGAGAACGATGATCCCGATAAACAAGGCCGCATTAAAGTGCAGTTCAAATGGGAATGCAATTGTAACGACGCTACCGAATGGCTGCGGGTAGTAAGCCCCAACGCGGGCAGTGGCGAAACCGGCGGCAACCGCGGCTTCTTCGTGGTGCCGGAAAAGGGAGACCAGGTAGTGGTCGCATTTGAGGAAGGCAACATTGCCCGTCCCATGGTGCTGGGCTCCGTGTTTAGCGGTAAAACGGCCAACAGTGGCGGCTTCTCCAATAGCGGCACCAAAGCCTTCAACTCCCGCAAGGGCAGCACCCTCACATTTGATGATAAGGATCACTTCCTGATGCTGCAAACGGATGCCACCAACCAGGTGAAGATTGAAAAATCCGGCAACAAGGTGAGCATCACCGCAGCAGACCAGATCGTGTTCACCACCGGCGATTCTTCCATCACCATGCTCAAAGACGGCTCCATCACCATCAAGGGGAAAAAGTTTGTGAACATAGAAGGTACCACCGAGCAGGTGCAACTGCATTCCGACAAGCTGATAGACGTGAACGGCAAGCAGAAAATAGCGCTGGGCACGGATTGTAAGCTGATTGAAACCAAGGCCACGAAGATCAGCTCCACTTCGGACACCCTGCACGAAATGAACGCCAAGACCATGACCATGAAAGGTGACACCATCACCGACATTAAAGGCGCTACCCTGAACCTGAACTGCTAA
- a CDS encoding RHS repeat-associated core domain-containing protein — translation MSLTNNHFTIVLGIDIHFNTLPPFNPLHPFIGLVLDPMDYIPFIGATVQVNGRKRGVSDTSGMLVFLRHFPLFTGPFVETPFIAHESVNFFGSHNTHAEGRLLSPTTYLKMTCNDIGIPLSLHPGKNWKPIPSLFAPTSFSIPVPTGPPVNLGGPYVPDLMGLLINLVASYGFGALMKMGGKAVNKVLGRKAAKELEATADKAASKSKCAKDPVNMVTGHVLYVGTDFELPGMLPLQWERHWHSDSGYKGLLGHGTTCLFDAQLKIMDVDEVAMLMPDGRGVGFMMPLPGEESYNRVERLTLYRYADHFEVKDQASRLTYVFNKSHQLAALRNEQGFAITAEYTSGMLSRIIDSAGRVLTVRTDEAGRIVDIATDQQQLVAYTYNDAGDLCRITDALQQSTVLEYERHHLVKKTDRNGQSFYWEYDGHRCTRTWGDGGLLEGLITYHDGYNVLRSPSGRVDTFHYNEDLLCTQVTDSFGNSRFLEYTEYEELYRVIDEEGNMKGYRYDERGNCISVQYADKTEEQFLYDAEDRLTMYTDATGYSTVKTYTDAGLPDVVISADNAITSYQYDEWQRLSVVERGQQKTQLAYDAQHNLVKVVLPDGNETRWDYDALGRCIRRVNAAGGVQSFVYDLLGRPTRIQQPDGNVVWLQYNAYEEVVHARDSQHEVSFDYTPLGSLRRRTEKGASLQFQYNGEEELVVVTNEARERYRFERNARGEIVEEVGFDGRSRRYERAANGWVKKIMRPDNRFTEYEHDGNGRMVRATYHDGRLELYGYNKNGQLTSAINSEASVYFRHDIMGRVMEEKTELNGQTYVVESAYNKQGARTSLKSSLGADLQMRYTPLNQLQDMQASQGAVRWGMRLGYNALGQETDRWLPGGLSVHMEYDHAGHPLRQVVRSGSRDARKRRYDWDANERLVTMFNELTNGFVTYGHDAFGNLAWATYENGQRQYKSPDVQGNVYNKPDHHDRRYEAGGQLDWDQGWHYHYDAEGNLMEKNDGGATSWKYDWNANGTLREVTRPDGTTVSFTYDALGRRLEKVHGDTVTRWLWDGNVPIQEWHYAAAQRPVITLDALGDLQVSHPEPVEDLVTWVFNDGSFVPAAKLTTSGAYSIVTDYLGTPVEMYDETGRQAWACELDIYGKARTLVKGSITDCPFRFQGQYEDVETGLCYNRFRYYDPARGNYISQDPIGLQGGVALYGYVHDSNAWIDELGLSTNPITFTDSNGFSMQVSGYTDISHMSDEQLKALYYANDNALKGKGFGLSGVDKQGNTIVLHHYKQNPNGPIVALPGKHHDKPHVNPGQHPFGKKKGGGLTADERAAFNKWKQEYWKSQAATELNNRGIAFCH, via the coding sequence ATGAGTTTAACCAACAACCACTTCACCATTGTCCTTGGTATAGACATTCACTTTAACACGTTGCCGCCGTTTAATCCACTCCATCCTTTCATAGGCCTGGTGCTGGATCCCATGGACTACATTCCCTTCATCGGGGCCACCGTGCAGGTGAACGGGCGCAAACGCGGTGTGAGCGATACCAGCGGTATGCTGGTGTTCCTGCGCCATTTCCCGCTCTTTACCGGCCCGTTTGTGGAAACACCTTTCATCGCCCATGAATCTGTCAACTTCTTTGGCAGTCATAATACCCACGCGGAGGGCCGCCTGCTCAGTCCTACCACTTATCTCAAAATGACGTGCAACGATATTGGCATCCCACTCTCGCTGCACCCCGGTAAGAACTGGAAGCCTATCCCATCGCTGTTTGCACCTACCTCTTTCAGCATTCCCGTGCCCACCGGCCCTCCCGTAAACCTGGGCGGGCCTTATGTGCCGGACCTTATGGGCCTGCTCATTAACCTGGTTGCTTCCTACGGTTTTGGCGCCCTCATGAAGATGGGCGGCAAAGCCGTGAATAAAGTATTGGGCCGCAAAGCGGCCAAGGAGTTGGAAGCCACGGCGGATAAGGCAGCCAGTAAATCAAAATGTGCAAAGGACCCGGTGAATATGGTAACCGGCCATGTGCTGTACGTAGGCACCGACTTTGAACTGCCCGGCATGCTGCCCCTGCAGTGGGAGCGCCACTGGCATAGCGATAGCGGCTACAAGGGCCTGCTGGGCCACGGTACTACCTGCCTTTTTGATGCACAGCTGAAGATCATGGACGTGGATGAAGTGGCCATGCTCATGCCCGATGGACGGGGCGTTGGATTTATGATGCCTTTGCCGGGAGAAGAAAGTTATAACCGCGTGGAACGTCTTACGCTGTATCGCTACGCAGACCATTTTGAAGTAAAGGACCAGGCCAGCCGGCTCACGTATGTGTTTAATAAATCCCACCAGCTGGCGGCGCTGCGCAACGAGCAAGGCTTTGCCATTACCGCGGAATACACCAGCGGCATGCTGTCCCGGATAATAGACAGCGCCGGCCGTGTGCTCACGGTCCGTACAGATGAAGCAGGGCGTATCGTGGATATTGCTACAGACCAGCAACAGCTGGTGGCCTACACCTATAACGATGCCGGGGATCTTTGCCGCATTACGGACGCACTGCAACAATCCACCGTCCTGGAATATGAGCGTCATCACCTGGTGAAGAAAACAGACCGCAACGGGCAGTCTTTTTACTGGGAATACGATGGCCACCGCTGCACCCGCACCTGGGGCGATGGCGGCCTGCTGGAAGGGCTGATCACGTACCACGATGGCTACAATGTACTGCGCAGCCCCAGCGGCCGCGTGGATACTTTCCATTACAATGAAGACCTGCTCTGTACCCAGGTAACGGACTCCTTTGGTAACAGCCGTTTCCTGGAATACACGGAGTACGAAGAACTGTACCGCGTGATCGATGAGGAAGGCAATATGAAAGGCTACCGCTACGATGAGCGGGGCAACTGCATCAGCGTGCAATACGCCGATAAAACAGAAGAACAATTCCTTTATGATGCGGAGGACCGGCTCACCATGTACACCGATGCCACCGGCTACAGCACCGTGAAAACCTATACAGACGCGGGCTTGCCGGATGTGGTGATCAGCGCGGACAATGCCATTACCAGCTACCAGTACGATGAATGGCAACGCCTGTCCGTAGTGGAGAGAGGCCAGCAAAAAACGCAGCTGGCGTATGATGCGCAACACAACCTGGTGAAGGTGGTGCTGCCCGATGGCAATGAAACCCGCTGGGATTATGATGCCCTGGGCCGCTGCATACGCCGGGTGAATGCCGCCGGCGGTGTGCAGTCTTTCGTATACGACCTCCTGGGCCGCCCCACCCGCATACAACAGCCGGATGGCAACGTGGTGTGGCTCCAGTACAATGCTTACGAAGAAGTGGTGCATGCAAGGGACAGCCAGCATGAAGTGAGCTTTGATTACACCCCGCTGGGTAGCCTGCGCAGGCGCACGGAAAAAGGCGCTTCCCTGCAGTTCCAGTATAACGGGGAAGAAGAGCTGGTAGTGGTCACCAACGAAGCCCGGGAGCGTTACCGCTTTGAGCGCAATGCCCGTGGGGAAATCGTGGAAGAAGTAGGCTTTGACGGGCGCTCCCGCCGCTATGAACGTGCCGCAAATGGCTGGGTGAAGAAGATCATGCGGCCGGACAACCGCTTTACCGAATATGAGCACGATGGGAATGGCCGCATGGTGCGCGCCACTTACCATGATGGCCGGCTGGAACTGTATGGATATAACAAGAACGGGCAACTCACCTCCGCGATCAATAGCGAGGCCTCCGTATACTTCCGGCACGACATCATGGGCCGCGTGATGGAAGAGAAGACCGAGTTGAACGGGCAAACTTACGTGGTGGAATCCGCGTACAACAAGCAGGGCGCCCGCACCAGCCTGAAAAGCAGCCTGGGCGCCGACCTGCAGATGCGCTACACCCCGCTGAACCAGTTGCAGGATATGCAGGCCTCGCAGGGCGCCGTGCGCTGGGGTATGCGCCTGGGTTATAATGCCCTGGGCCAGGAAACAGACCGGTGGCTGCCCGGTGGGCTTTCCGTGCACATGGAGTACGACCATGCCGGCCACCCGCTGCGCCAGGTAGTGCGCAGTGGCAGCCGCGATGCCCGCAAGCGCCGCTATGATTGGGATGCCAATGAGCGCCTGGTGACCATGTTCAATGAACTGACCAATGGTTTTGTAACCTATGGCCACGATGCCTTCGGCAACCTGGCCTGGGCTACATATGAAAATGGCCAGCGGCAATATAAATCCCCCGATGTGCAGGGCAATGTTTACAATAAACCCGACCACCACGACCGCCGCTATGAAGCCGGTGGACAGCTGGATTGGGACCAGGGATGGCATTACCACTATGATGCGGAAGGTAATCTTATGGAAAAGAACGACGGAGGTGCCACCAGCTGGAAATATGATTGGAATGCCAACGGTACCCTGCGCGAAGTGACCCGCCCCGATGGTACTACCGTATCTTTCACCTACGATGCCCTCGGCCGCCGCCTGGAAAAAGTGCATGGCGACACCGTGACCCGTTGGTTATGGGATGGGAATGTGCCCATCCAGGAATGGCACTACGCCGCGGCGCAGCGCCCTGTGATCACCCTGGACGCCTTGGGCGACCTGCAGGTGAGCCACCCCGAGCCGGTGGAAGACCTGGTCACCTGGGTGTTCAACGACGGCAGTTTTGTGCCGGCCGCAAAACTTACCACCAGCGGCGCCTATTCCATTGTTACGGATTACCTGGGCACCCCCGTGGAAATGTATGACGAAACCGGGCGCCAGGCATGGGCCTGCGAATTGGATATTTATGGCAAAGCCCGTACTTTAGTGAAGGGGAGTATAACGGATTGCCCGTTCCGCTTCCAGGGGCAGTATGAAGATGTGGAGACCGGCTTGTGCTATAACCGCTTCCGCTACTACGATCCGGCGCGGGGCAACTACATCAGCCAGGACCCCATTGGTTTGCAGGGTGGCGTGGCGTTATATGGATATGTGCATGATTCCAATGCATGGATAGATGAACTGGGCCTGAGCACCAATCCCATCACCTTCACGGATAGCAACGGCTTCAGTATGCAGGTGAGTGGCTATACAGACATTAGCCACATGAGCGATGAGCAGCTGAAAGCCTTGTACTACGCCAATGATAATGCCCTGAAGGGAAAAGGCTTTGGTTTGTCTGGCGTGGATAAGCAGGGCAATACCATTGTACTGCACCACTACAAACAAAACCCGAATGGCCCCATCGTGGCATTGCCCGGTAAGCACCATGACAAGCCACATGTAAACCCTGGCCAGCACCCCTTTGGTAAAAAGAAAGGCGGCGGGCTTACGGCAGATGAAAGGGCGGCCTTCAATAAATGGAAACAGGAGTACTGGAAATCACAGGCAGCCACAGAACTTAACAACAGGGGCATCGCATTCTGCCACTAA
- a CDS encoding SMI1/KNR4 family protein produces the protein MNEALLNRIGSFLDKNPTLKGTPATAAQLAKAEQELDIKLDKDYRAFVERFGGAYAGIAIHAFNNGASVGNETIIDLTLNGRRLFNDAEMFPEINESMVFADDGAGNPVAITPEGKVVLFDYDTEEKQVLASSFEEFVENNFSEW, from the coding sequence ATGAACGAGGCATTATTAAACAGGATAGGCAGCTTCCTGGACAAGAATCCCACGCTGAAAGGCACGCCTGCCACGGCGGCCCAGCTGGCAAAAGCAGAGCAGGAGCTGGACATTAAGCTGGATAAGGATTACCGGGCGTTCGTGGAAAGATTTGGCGGCGCTTACGCAGGCATTGCCATCCATGCTTTCAACAACGGTGCTTCCGTGGGCAATGAAACCATCATAGACCTCACCCTGAACGGGCGCCGGTTGTTTAACGATGCAGAGATGTTCCCAGAGATCAACGAAAGCATGGTGTTTGCAGACGATGGTGCCGGTAACCCGGTGGCCATCACCCCGGAAGGGAAAGTGGTACTGTTTGACTACGACACAGAAGAAAAACAGGTACTGGCGTCCTCGTTCGAGGAATTTGTAGAGAACAACTTCAGCGAGTGGTGA
- a CDS encoding c-type cytochrome: MTTKKGLAVMLALAGAVVLCSFSLRQDDEKPKNLKVLSKHSTKEEVDSVMHSFKLALGVKCGYCHAPQKDNPKRLDFASDDNPKKDVARDMMRMTATINKKFFKGMSDSLGHPINAVSCVTCHNGHDEPKSVPDEPTQGGPGGPGGPGGMH, from the coding sequence ATGACAACTAAAAAAGGACTGGCCGTCATGCTGGCACTCGCAGGAGCCGTGGTGCTCTGCTCCTTCTCCCTGCGGCAGGACGATGAAAAGCCCAAGAACCTCAAGGTACTGTCTAAACACAGCACCAAAGAAGAGGTGGACAGTGTGATGCACAGCTTCAAACTGGCCCTGGGCGTTAAATGCGGCTACTGCCACGCACCCCAGAAAGACAATCCCAAGCGCCTGGATTTTGCCAGTGATGACAACCCGAAGAAGGACGTAGCGCGTGACATGATGCGCATGACCGCTACCATCAACAAGAAATTCTTCAAAGGCATGAGCGATTCCCTGGGCCATCCCATTAACGCGGTAAGCTGCGTCACCTGCCACAATGGCCACGACGAGCCAAAATCCGTTCCCGACGAGCCTACACAAGGTGGTCCTGGCGGCCCTGGCGGTCCCGGTGGCATGCATTGA
- a CDS encoding aldo/keto reductase, with protein sequence MSSTSFQKTFTIGGALTVQRMGYGAMRITGQGIWGPPKDHAEAIRVLQRAVELGVDFIDTADSYGPHVSEELIAEALHPYKPGLVIATKGGFDRTGPNQWQMNGRPEHLQSALAGSLERLKLDRIDLYQLHRIDPNVPFEKMMEFLARAQQDGLIKYIGLSEVSVAQIKKAEAFVEIVSVQNKYSVDNRDWESVLKYCEETGKAFIPWNPLNANNATSMGKLEAIAKQLNATPHQVALSWLLHHSPNILLIPGTSSVKHLEQNLAAAAIVLDEAVMKELNSIGK encoded by the coding sequence ATGAGCAGCACAAGTTTTCAAAAAACTTTCACCATCGGGGGAGCGCTGACCGTGCAAAGAATGGGATATGGCGCCATGCGCATTACCGGGCAGGGGATCTGGGGGCCACCCAAAGATCACGCGGAAGCCATCCGTGTATTGCAGCGCGCCGTGGAACTGGGGGTGGATTTTATAGATACGGCAGACAGTTATGGTCCCCATGTATCGGAAGAACTGATTGCAGAAGCCCTGCATCCTTACAAACCCGGTCTTGTTATTGCCACCAAGGGTGGTTTTGACCGCACCGGCCCTAACCAGTGGCAGATGAACGGCCGCCCGGAGCACCTGCAATCCGCTCTGGCCGGCAGCCTGGAACGCCTGAAACTGGACCGGATCGATCTTTACCAGCTGCACCGCATTGACCCCAATGTGCCTTTTGAAAAAATGATGGAGTTCCTGGCCAGGGCCCAGCAGGATGGCCTCATCAAGTATATTGGCCTCTCCGAGGTATCCGTGGCGCAGATCAAAAAGGCGGAAGCCTTCGTGGAGATCGTGTCTGTGCAAAACAAATACAGCGTAGATAACCGCGACTGGGAATCCGTTTTAAAGTACTGCGAAGAAACCGGTAAAGCTTTCATTCCCTGGAACCCACTCAATGCAAATAATGCCACCAGCATGGGCAAGCTGGAAGCCATTGCCAAACAACTGAACGCCACCCCGCACCAGGTGGCGCTTTCCTGGCTCCTGCACCATTCACCCAATATCCTGCTCATCCCGGGCACTTCCAGTGTAAAGCACCTGGAACAAAACCTGGCGGCGGCAGCCATTGTGTTAGATGAAGCAGTGATGAAGGAATTGAACAGCATTGGGAAATAA
- a CDS encoding Dabb family protein: MTASNRRKFLGTAAALVAGTAAAKAGATAPAPQKPLIHHAIFWLKDPQSAADRDKLVEGVKTLAKIPTVQSLHVGILASTEKRDVVDNTWSVSEVMFFKDLEGQATYQTHPVHLAFVKAYGHLWEKVVVYDAITV, encoded by the coding sequence ATGACAGCATCTAACAGAAGAAAATTCCTCGGCACTGCCGCTGCCCTGGTGGCAGGTACTGCCGCCGCCAAAGCCGGTGCCACCGCGCCCGCGCCGCAAAAGCCATTGATCCACCACGCCATTTTCTGGCTCAAGGACCCGCAGTCCGCCGCAGACCGCGACAAGCTGGTAGAAGGGGTTAAAACCCTGGCAAAGATCCCCACCGTACAAAGCCTGCACGTAGGCATCCTGGCCAGCACTGAAAAGCGCGATGTAGTGGATAACACCTGGTCTGTGTCTGAAGTGATGTTCTTCAAAGACCTGGAAGGCCAGGCCACTTACCAGACGCACCCTGTCCACCTGGCGTTTGTAAAAGCATACGGGCACCTGTGGGAAAAGGTAGTGGTGTATGATGCGATTACGGTATAA